A stretch of the Opisthocomus hoazin isolate bOpiHoa1 chromosome 2, bOpiHoa1.hap1, whole genome shotgun sequence genome encodes the following:
- the MAS1 gene encoding proto-oncogene Mas: MDESNITFHPSEGTENISMHRNISAQERVWEILTPLWVIMIISFLGFCENGIVLWCLCFQIKRNPFTAYITHLSIADISLLLCTFILSIEYIAGFGFAYGFYYYITTTLSIVFLLGYNTGLYLLTAISIERCLSIVYPIWYRCHRSQHQSAIVCAILWTLSFLMTVAEYLTCKDDSVKEQFDDGNHCQALLIFTWILTFMIFIPLMILSSLILVIRIHRNSLRPHSSKLYIIIVATVIVFLIFAMPMRLLYLLNYHHWSSLLSQQNHVTVVLSTVNSSINPLVYFFVGSSKKKRFKESLKVVLSRALADGLRPRSQEVGMSLDIAETIF, from the coding sequence ATGGATGAGTCAAACATAACGTTTCATCCCAGCGAAGGCACAGAGAACATCTCAATGCACAGAAACATTTCTGCACAGGAAAGGGTCTGGGAGATATTGACCCCACTTTGGGTAATTATGATCATCTCCTTCCTGGGTTTTTGTGAAAATGGAATTGTCCTCTGGTGCCTCTGCTTCCAGATCAAAAGAAACCCATTCACTGCGTACATCACACACCTGTCCATTGCCGACATCTCCTTATTGCTTTGTACGTTTATTCTGTCAATTGAGTACATTGCTGGTTTTGGATTCGCATATGGTTTTTACTATTATATAACCACCACACTATCTATTGTCTTCCTTCTTGGATATAATACTGGTCTCTATCTCCTGACAGCCATCAGTATTGAAAGGTGTCTGTCTATTGTTTACCCCATCTGGTACCGATGCCACCGGTCACAGCACCAATCCGCAATTGTGTGTGCAATTCTGTGGACTCTGTCTTTTCTGATGACAGTAGCCGAATATTTAACATGCAAAGATGATTCAGTGAAGGAACAATTCGACGATGGCAACCATTGCCAAGCACTGCTCATCTTCACATGGATCCTGACTTTCATGATCTTCATTCCTCTAATGATTCTGTCCAGCCTGATCTTGGTTATCAGGATTCATCGCAACTCCCTGAGACCTCATTCGTCAAAGCTCTACATCATCATTGTGGCCACAGTCATTGTCTTCCTCATATTTGCCATGCCTATGAGGCTATTGTATCTTCTGAATTACCACCACTGGTCGTCTTTGCTCAGCCAGCAGAACCACGTCACCGTTGTTCTCTCCACCGTTAACAGTAGCATCAACCCTCTTGTTTACTTCTTCGTAGGAAGCAGCAAGAAGAAGAGGTTCAAGGAAAGCCTCAAAGTGGTTCTTAGCAGAGCACTCGCTGACGGGTTGCGGCCGAGAAGCCAGGAAGTTGGCATGAGTTTGGATATAGCTGAAACAATTTTCTAA